The Candidatus Nitronereus thalassa genome includes the window GGAAAATATCCCTCGGGGACATACACCGCTCCCCCATTTTCCACGATAAACGGATCCACATTCTTCATTTCCAGACGCAGGGGTTCTACTTCGGCAAATGTCTTGCTGCTTGAAAACATGACGGGAACGCCCCTGGCCTGCAAATCTTCGAGCGCCGACCGGGCAGGCTCATACCCATAGGTATCATAATCCAGCAAGGACCCATCTAAATCTGTCATAATAATAAGGCGCGACTCTGGCTCCATATTCGTCCACTTTCTTTGTTAAGGGTCTTCGGAGTGAAAGAAATTTTAGGAAGAGAACGCTGCCCGCTCGCGATGGACAGCTGCGGCGAACTCAAGCAGACCTGGATCATTCTGCCATTCTTCGAAGGGTCGGCTCAACTTTTTTTGCCACACCGGATACGCACCTTCTGGTGCACCAGGTATATTTGGCGTATCCACCTCTCCCAATAAATCTTCCAAAGAGGTCGCCACTATGCGGCAGGGAGTCCGAGCCAGATAGGCATATGTAGCCTGACACAAATCATCCGACAAGTTAGGCAGATCTTCAGCCAAAGCGGACGTCCCATGAGGTAACAGATTTTCCTTACCCAAAGCGTGGAGCAGGGCTTGCCGATCTCGGATACGCGTCACTCGATCTTCATCCATATGAGCCAGTGAGGGGTATAACCCAATTTGGTCCTTGGTCTCAATATCCCGACCCACCCAAAATCCCCGAAGGGTTGGCAAATCGTGCGTATTGACGGATGCCAAGGCGAGTTCAGGGTACATATTGGGGGCTCGATACCGTTGACCGGAACCCTTTTCAAACATCAGCAATCGATACGACAACAACCCCGCCTGAGCAAACTTTCGTCGAATCGTTGGGGTCACAGTTCCCAAATCCTCCGCCACAACCATCACCTGATGCCGAACACTTTCCAACGCCAAGATGGCTAATAACTCGTCAACCGGAAACCGAACATAGGCCCCCTCACTGCCAGACTTGCCGTCGGGGATCCAATACAATCGAAACAGTCCAAGCGCATGATCAATCCGCAACATGCCCCCAAATTCCATATTATGAGAGAGCGTTTCTCGAAAATATTGAAAGGCATGTGATCTCAGACGACTGGGAATTGGGGACTGTAAGCCCCAATTTTGTCCGGATAAATTAAAGGTATCAGGCGGGGCGCCAATGGAAACCCCGCGTGCCAGCTGGTCTTGAAATATCCAGGCATCAGCCCCCCCGGCATCAATACCCACGGCCAGATCATGGTACAGCCCAAAAGAGACCCCAGCCTTCTTCGCAGCCACGTTTAGCTGATGAAGTTGCTCCACACATTGCCACTGCACATATTGAAAAAATTGGAGTCGTTCGAAATTTCGATGGGAAAATTCTTCAACCGCTACCGAGGTGGGATCTTGATATTCTCTTGGCCAGTGTCGCCAATACACTTGCGGATACTGTTCCTGTAACACCTGGAAGAGGGCAAATCTGAATAAGGCTATGCCTTGTTGTTTGACAAAACGCTCAAAGGCCTGAGCACGATCAGAACCTGCGGCAACATGACGTTGGCAAAACGCGCCATATAAAGATTCCAGTATCGGCAACTTGATACCACGGATGCTTTCGTAATCAACCGTAGGATTTTTCCTCAGTCGTTCTAAACGCTCTTGAAATGGCTGGTTGTAGACCTGGTCACGTACAGTATGCGCCTCTTGAAATTCAGGAATGGCCTCAATATCAAGATATAAAGGATTAAAAAATAATCGGCTTGACGGAGAATAGGGGCTGATTGATTGGGGAGACAAAGCGTGAAGTGGGTTAATACCAATGGTTGAAGCGCCGAGGCGATGCCCTGCCCAAGTGGCCAACCTTGAAAGGTCCGTAAAGTCCCCAATGCCCCAGTTGCGGCCACTAGCCAACCCATATAACTGAACGGTTAGGCCCCACGATCGAGAAGGCTGATCAGGAAGGTAACATTGCCGCGGGGCCACAACCACGAACGCATTCCCACTGATCTTACTAGGCAATCCTGAGACACTCACCGAAAGACGATAATATCCTAGGGGTAACTGGTCAGGAAACGGCACTCCCAATCGGCAATAGTCCGTTCCATGAATTGTCCGCGAGGCCAACAGTGCAAGAGAATCCCCTGACCGCTCACCACTAAACTCTCGACCATGCTCATCAATCAGTTGCCACCACACGGTCAAATGCGAAAGCGCTGAAGGTTTCAGAGGAAGAGTCAATTGCCAAAGGGAAGTAGCCTCGCTTTCCCACACGACAAAAACTTCATCAAGTACTGAAGTCCATCGCCGATGACGAACGGCCTTCAGAGACTGGCGAGCCTCATCCTCAGTCCCCACCTTCACCCCCATCGCATGCAACAATGAATGAAGGGCGGAAGACGGGACTACCCGGTCCATGCCCGTGCCATCGCGATATCGCAATTCGATACCATGAAGACGCGCAAGGGCCTGTAGGGCTTTTTCATGTTTGAGGGTCAACAGCATCTGATCCAGATCGCAAAGGTTGAGTGGTGGATGGCGAATCAAGGGGAAGCGAATCCCCTTCATCAGGCATCAAGTCTTCTTTTAAATGCTCTCCAAAGTGATCGGGTTTCATCACCCCTCGAATCGAAGGATCATGAACGAAGGGAGCATACTGAGCAAGGCCCAAGGTAATTTCATCCCCCTCTTCAACTAGCAAATTGATCTCTGGAATTTGACGGGTAAACGTCCCCAGTAAGGCTCCTCGGGAAGTGGATACGGTCAAAAGTAAACGTTCCTTGTCCTGGTGTTTTCGCACCACGGTGCCTTTGACAATTTCGCTCTGCGCTTGAAGCGCCACCGGCATATATGAGGAGAAGGTAGGAGGAATAAATTGCGTACCCACGGCACCTGTCCCCACACCCACCACAAAAAGACTTAATCCCACCCAAGCTTTCATCTAGGACTCCACGACAAGATTATTTTGTTGATTTGGCACCGTGACCTCAGGAATGACGGCCTAGGTTTTTTCCGCGATCAACCATATCGTTCATGGTTTCCTTGGCATCATCCACCCATTCACCGGCACGCTCGCCCATATCTTCCATCATGCTGCGGAGATGTCGACGGGTCCGACTCCCGGATTGAGGAGCTAGTAATACCCCCATTCCTATCCCGAGGATTAATCCAGAAAAAAATGTCAAACCAGCCACCATCAAACAACGTGCTTCGGAATCCATATACTCCTCCTTTTCATTATACGAGCCTGTCACTCATTTCACTCTCGACCGGGCAACCGATCGCCTTTCCCCCATCCACGATAAAAGAAAATATCGACCCAGAAAGAGGAGCGAAAGCACCTCTCCACAACATTGAATTCGACCCGACCACAAGTAAAAACAACGACTATATTCTATTCGGTTTCACATAACTTAAACTGAGTGTAATGCCGGAAAAAAAAGAATGGGACGTTGAATCCCCATTGCTATTCGGAAATTTAATTTCATAAATCTGGGGTCAAAACTATTCATTTCCTTAAATGGTGAAACATAGCCCCTCACTCTCTTTAAACTCTCTGCTAAGTCACATTCCAGTTTCTCACCTGGTTTAATTCCATTGTCTCTTATCTCACGCCTTTCGTCCATGGGGTCAAAGGAAATTCAAATCTATTTCCATGCCATGGCCCCTTCCCCTCAAAAAAAACGAGCCCCACTCCTTACGGAATGAGGCTCGAAGTTTTAGCCCCCAGGAAAGCAGTACTCAAACTACGCTTGAGCCTTCCGGTAGCGCCATCCAACTAAGCCGACAAGGCCTGAACCAAAAAGAATCATGGTGCTGGGTTCCGGTACTGGCTTCGGGGAGATATTGGCACGGAAATCCATGCCGATAGAGTTTGACACATCTCCGCCCCATAGCTGCACTGTCGTTTCGGTTAAGAAATTGGCACTTTGGGTATTCAAGAAGTTAAAGGTTCCAGTGTAACCATCCTTGGGACCTCCACTGATAGTGTAATCAAAATAGCCGTGGGCATACTCTGAACCACCATCATGAAGCCATCCATTCGAAATGGTCACGGTGCTCCCCAGATACGATCCTCTGTTATCTGTCATCACCCCCATAATGTTGGAAAGCCTCCAACCCCCAGACCAATAATCTAGATCTCCCATCAAGGTTCCTACTAAAGGATTGTAAATGGGGGATCCACCTGCAGTAGAGTTGTTATGAACAAAGGTTGCGATAAATCCTGGGAAATTTCCGCTTTGTACTGTTATGTTGACTGGCGCGGCCCAGCTTGGTGCTGCAGCAACCACGGTCATGATACAGGCAAACAAACCCTTTCGGATGGTGGATTGTACATTCATGGCATTCCTCCTTTTATTGCCCTCCGCATTCCAGGATGGGAGGAACAAGTAGTGGTTATTTTTCACCCCGGCGCAGGGGTAAAGATATTTTCAGTTTCAGGAGTAAAAGCAGAATCCATACCACGACCAAATAAACACTCAAAGCCGTTTGAATTCAATGGGTTGAGAATATCAACCAAATAGTCCAGGCCATAAGAACCAGCATATTCGCAAAAAATTCCGACGGTCCTAAGATAGTTGATAAATGAAAAGAAAAGTCCCCTAATGAGAAGTGATTGAAACTAACGATACCAATTTAACCAAGGCAAAGATCCCGACGGGAAAAAATTAAAATGATGTCGACTGGATCACAAGTAGAACCTAGAGAGCAGAACGAAGAAAAAGATTGGTTTGGAAGGTCTGAAAAAAATTCCGACAGAGGGTGGAAATACTATTAGGGAAGAATGAGCAAAAATAAAAAAACAGACTGTAACAACAGTCATATGGACAATCAGACATTCGCACCGACCAAAGAAAGGAAGAGTTTTTAAATTGAGGAAAATTGGAGTCAGGAGGTAGGTCAACTCAGCCGGAGGGAATCCCAGAAGTGAGTGAGTGTTTCTTTACTAACGGGACTATCCGACTGACAAGGCTGAAATACAATCGTAATTATTCTAGCCCGAAAATGGGGTTGAAAGGAATCCATATCTGAATTCAAATAAATGTGAAATCACCAAATGGTTCTCAAGTATTTTTCTTACGCGCCATGGCATTTTTTATATTTCTTACCGCTACCGCAAGGGCAGGGGTCATTGCGGCCAACTTTATCTTCGGCTCGGTGTACGGTTTTAGGAGCGGCAGCTTCCCCACGATTGAAGCTCATCTGTCTGGGTTGGTCCACTTCTTTGACTTCTTGAGGTTTCTCGCCCTGTACGACCTGGACTTTGAATAAACGCTCCAAGGCATCGGACTTAATCAAGTCCATCATCCCCGAAAACATGTCATAGCCCTCCCGCTTATATTCCGCGAGAGGGTCTTTTTGACCATAGCCACGAAGACCGATCCCATCGCGCAATTGATCCATGCCTAATAAATGTTCTTTCCAATGATGATCGATCACCTGCAGAACGAGTGCTCGTTCAAGCTGATGGCGCACCTCAGGACCAATATGCTGGTCGCGCTCCTTTTGTCTTTGTTCAAACAGGGCCCGCATTCGCTCCAGCAGTTCCTCCCGAAGACCATCACGTCCCATGTCCTTCATCTCATCTACTGTGATAAGTTCGGCGCCACATTGTCCATGCACAACGTCCCGCAGGCCCTCCAGATTCCATGCTTCGGCGTACTCCTCTTCAGGACAATGCGTCGCAAGGAGCGAGTCCACAACATCTTCCATCCAATCGCGAACATCTTCCTCTAAGGAAGACCCAGATAACACAGCCCCTCGATGAGCATAGATGATCTCTCGTTGCTTATTCATGACATCATCATACTCCAGAAGCTGCTTACGAATTTCGAAATTGTGGGCCTCCACCTTCTTTTGTGCATTTTCAATGGATTTGGTCACCATCCCATGTTCAATAGGCACCCCTTCTTCCATGCCCAATTTAAGCATGAGATTGGAGACACGCTCCGAGGCAAAAATCCGCATTAAATCATCTTGGAGGGAGAGAAAGAATCGTGTGGACCCCGGGTCCCCTTGCCGCCCCGCCCGTCCACGCAGCTGATTATCGATCCGACGGCTCTCGTGACGTTCGGTTCCAACAATGTGCAGGCCACCAAGCGTTAAAACCTCTTCTTTTTCCTTTTCGCATTGCACTTTTATTTTTTCAAAGGCCGCTTGTTTTTGTTCATCCGTGAGATCTTCTCCGCGATACACGACCTGTTGTTTATATAAGGCTTCGGGGCTGCCCCCCAGCACAATATCCGTCCCACGACCTGCCATATTCGTCGCCAACGTCACCGCGCCCTTTTGACCGGCAAGGGCAATAATCTCGGCTTCTTTCTCATGGAATTTGGCATTCAACACATGATGTTTTACGCCCTGGTGTTTCAACATGGCAGAGAGCCGCTCGGACTTTTCGATGGAAATAGTCCCGACTAACACGGGCTGCCCACGTTCGTGATATTCTTTGATTTCCTCGGCAATCGCCGTGAATTTTTCTTTTTCCGTACGATAGACCACATCGGGATGATCGATCCGAATCATCGGACGATTGGTAGGAATGACGTTCACATCCAGATTGTAGATTTTGGCGAACTCCGCGGCTTCGGTATCAGCCGTCCCTGTCATGCCGGCGAGTTTTTCATACATGCGAAAAAAGTTTTGAAAGGTGACCGACGCCAAGGTTTGATTTTCATTGGCAATCTTTACCCCTTCCTTGGCCTCGACCGCTTGGTGCAAGCCATCTCCCCACCGACGCCCGGGCATGAGCCTCCCAGTGAATTCATCGACAATCTGGACTTCCCCATCTTTGACGACATAATCCACGTCCCGCTTATAAATCGCATGGGCTGATAAGGCTTTCACTACATGGTGAACCAGATTGAGATTCCGCATGTCGTAGAGGTTATCCACGCCCAAAAGTTTTTCCACCTTAGCGTTGCCTTCTTCAGTCAACGTGGCGGTCTTGGATTTTTCTTCGATGGTATAGTCTTCTTCTGGCTTTAATTGGGGAATGATCCGATTGATTTGGTTATACAAATCCGTATTCTGCTCAGTCGGACCTGAAATAATCAGCGGTGTTCGGGCTTCATCAATCAGAATGCTATCGACTTCGTCGACAATGGCATAGTGCAATTCTCGTTGGACACGCTGCCGAAGGTCCGTCACCACCAAATTGTCGCGTAGGTAATCGAATCCAAATTCATTGTTGGTGCCATAGGTAATATCCGCCCGATATGCCTCCGGACGGGTACAGGGACGCAAATTATTCAGCCGCTTGTCAGCAGCTTCGTAATGGGGGTCATATAAAAATGAGGATTCGTGTTGAATCACGCCGACAGAGCATCCGAGGGAATGATACACCGCACCCATCCATTGGGCATCGCGTTTGGCCAAGTAATCATTGACCGTTACGAGATGCACACCCTTTCCGGTGAGCGAATTGAGATACACCGGCAGGGTCGCCATCAAGGTTTTCCCTTCACCGGTTTTCATTTCCGAAATTTTCCCCTGATTGAGAACCATGCCACCTAAAAGCTGCACATCAAAATGGCGCATGCCTAAAATTCGACGGGAAGCCTCACGACACACGGCAAAGGCTTCGGGCAAAATGTCGTCTACGGTTTCTCCAGCTTCAATGCGCTTTTTAAAGGTTTGGGTTTTATCGGCCAAGGCTTCCAGGGAGAGATTCTGGAGAGGGGGTTCCATTTCATTGATCTGAGCCACAAGAGGCTGCAAGGCCTTGAGCTCACGATCATTTTTGCTACCAAAGATCAGGTTCAGGAGGCGGACAAACATAGATTTTCCACGGGGTTCAGTTTAGAAATGAGAAATTAGGAACATGTCTCGTGCATATCGTCTCAGAGTAGTATACCTGAATGGATTCTGGAATCAACCGGTGGAAAGGTATGGCAAGAGTCATATTTTCGCAAGAATTCTGGATGATCCTGTCACATCAGTAGGCGTTGATGGGTTTATCAATCTATCCAGATTATGCTAGTGTTTAAAGGTTTTGAGGTCTAGGCCTTTCCATTGAACATGTCAAGATAACAGACGCTATCCTTAGAACACGACCAATTTCCATATTTTGAACAGCCAAGAGGCTTTTGGTTCCCGAGGCAGTCTATAGTAATATGATATATCCAAATTTTTGGCGGCTTTCTCAAACTGTTACAACCCTATGTTTCACATTAACCACCTTCGTCTTCGGCACTCCAGAAGTGCGGGGAGAAGACTACCCCGAGGAACCAGTGGCCATACTCGATACCATCGAAGTTCCAGCCACGTTTGTCATCCAAGAGGAACGAAAAATTTCGATCCCGCTTCCTGAAATGAACGACTTTACTCCCCTACCTATAGGACCTTTGGTGCAGGCGAGCCTGCCCCCCCCATCCACGGCGACTATGGATTCGGTCAAAGTGACTCGAGATCCCATTGCAGATATTAAAGGAAAACGAACCCCAGTCCGGCCAGCCAAGGCTGAACGCCCACCCTATCCACAATTCGCCCGGGAACAAGGTTGGGAAGGCACCGTGATACTGAGAATTCGAGTTAACCAACAAGGTTTGGTAGATTCTGTGCAAACTCAAAAAAGTTCTGGATTTCCGATTCTTGATGTCAGTGCTTTGCAATCCGTCAAATCCTGGAGGTTCGAACCTGCCAAGGACGGAGAATTTCTTCTCGCGGCCACCGTTGATCTTCCCATTCGCTTTGACCTTGATGAACCGTAACCCGTATTTTTCAATGACTCCATCACCTGAGGAATTATGAGCCCACGATTACTTGTTTTTGACACTATTCGTATCGGTGTGTTTTCCCTCCTGCTCAGCCTTGGCAGTCCACTCCAATGCTGGGCTGATCAGGCACAGGATTTGTACAATCAAGCCTTGTCTCATGTTCAACGGCAAGACTTTTCACAAGCCTCCCAAACCTTGCAACAAGCCCTCCAGGTTTTTCCTCGATTCGCCGCTGCCCACCATTTGTTGGGCGTCGTGCTGTTTAATGGATTGCATCAACCAGAAAAGGCGATTCAGCATTTAGAACATGCAGTAAACCTGCACCCAAATTTTGCCCGCGCCTACCTCGACCTTGGTTTGGTGTATCAACATGCCGGCAATATGCCGAAAGCCAAGCAGGCCTTAGAAAAAGCCATGGAGATCTATCCCCGCTATGCCGAGGCCCAACTCAATTTGGCGTTCGTGTTTGACCAAATGCATTCAACGGAAAAAGCCATTGAGGCCTATTTGGCCGCCCTGAAGCTGAACCCCAACCATCCCACGGCACTGTATAACCTGGCCACGTTGTATGATAGCCAAGGACATCCTGATCAGGCCAAACAATATTTGGAAAAATTGACCAAAATTGATCCAAACCATGCCAATGCCTGGTTAATACTTGCCCAATTGGCCGAAAAACAGAATCAAACGAACCAGGCCATTCAATCATACAAACGGGCCCTGCAGATCGATAATAATTTACTGGAAGCGCATTACGCCTTGGGATTTCTGTTGCAAGCCAAAGAACAATCACAACAAGCTGCGGAACATTTTCAACAAGTCATCCGCCTTAATCCCAAACATGCTGAAGCCCACTTAAACCTTGGGGTTCTTTATGCAAATCTCAACAAACTCGACCAAGCCGAGCAGGAATATCAATCCGCGATTTCGCTGAACCCTCAACTCGTGGAAGCCTACTATAACCTCGGAGTTTTTTATGAGTTTTATCGGAAAGATACAGGGCGAGCATTGGCACAATACAAAAAATACGCTGAGCTTGGTGGAAAAGACGAACGGGTGGGCAACCTACTGAAAAAAACCGGTCAATGAGTTTTGCCTTTGCCGCCACGGCCCCCATGAAATCGCTCTCTTCCGAACCACCATTTTTGCCCTTTTGGGCATGGTCGGGACTGCTCCATCTTGGAATCCTCGCTCTATTAAGCTTGACGCAAGTCACAAGCCAACTCGAAAAGACACCGTCCGTGGTAAAGGTCACCTTAATTGAAGCCGCCACTCCCAGCACCGCCCCTTCAACAACCCAGAAAACAAAAAATAAGGAAGCAACGCCTCAGCCACCGGCCATGTTGAAGGCGCAACGCTCGGTTTTACCAACTCCACCGCCGCCCCCAAAGGTTGCCAAACCTCTTACGACGCCAACGGCTCCTCTTACCATGGCTCAAGTCGCTGTCCCTCAGAATTCTCGGGAACGCGCCCAGCCGATAGAACGATCTCCGCTACGAGATTCCCGTGCGGATAACCAGGTGGAATTTAAAAACTTTTTAAAAGTAACTCAACGAATGCCAGTATCGCGCTCTTATTCCCTACCCACCACACCTGAACTCAATCCCTCCACTTCTGCCACGCAGATTCCAACCCACATCCCTTCTCCTCACATTGAGGCCATAACCACAAGAGACAGTCCGGAGTCCATTCGATCGGTCACACCAAATGTTCTCAAGGCCATGGCACCAGGCGTTGGCACTATTGGCAAATCAAAGGTGGGTTTGGGACGCACCCTTCCCCCTGTCTATCCTCGGATTGCCCGAGAAGCCGGCTGGGAGGGCACCGTGGTTGTGCGCGTCGCTGTTCAACCAGATGGCCATCCCGAGAAGATAGAAATTCGTAAAAGCAGTGGATACCCAGTGCTCGATGAAGCTGCGGTAGAAGCCGTCAAAAAATGGCAATTCTCCCCGGCCAAAGATGGCAATATCCCCATTCGCAGCATTGTGGAAATCCCCATCAATTTCGACTTGAGAAAACAAGGTTAATCAACATATTCACCAAGGATACACGCCAATGATACAAATGTTTATGGCCGGCGGATGGATGATGATCCCTATTGTCATCAGCTCGCTCGTGGCCGTCGCCATCGTCTTAGAACGAGGATGGTGGTTTTACCACATGCCACCCAACGACCATGCCGATCGTCTGATCAACCTTGTGACCCAAGGGAAGTTGACCGATGCCCTTGCCTTCAATGATCGCGAGCCACATTTCATGCTCCGCGTTTTAAAAGCTGGACTTCAAGCCAGAACCGCCGCTCCGGAAAAAGCCATGGAGGCGGCAGCCATTGCTGAACTCTCCCGAATGAAACGCGGGATGCCAGCTCTGGATACGATCATTACCCTCGCCCCCCTTCTCGGACTTCTAGGAACGATTATTGGAATGATCGATTCATTTGGAGTAATGGCAGATCAAGGGATAGGCCAACCTCATGCCGTAACCGGAGGAGTGGCCGAAGCCTTAATTTGCACCGCAGCAGGCATTTTTGTCGCCGTGATTGCCTTGGTCCCCTACAACTACTTTCAAGCCAGGATTGAACAATACACTGAACTTATTGAATATTACGCCACTCGCCTGGAGTCGGCATTACAAGAAACACTGGAGAAAACCCCGCGTGAGACTCCCAGCCGTCCCAAAAAAGAAAGCCCGAATTGAGATCATCCCCATGATCGACACCATGTTCTTTTTATTGGTGTTTTTCATGATCGCCACACTTTCAATGACCTTACAAAAAGGGATGCCGGTCAATCTTCCCACCGCTGGCTCAGCCACCGATGATGTACCGGAGCAGGTCTCGCTGACACTCACGAAAAAAGGGGAATTGTTCTTTAACAAAGAGCCGATCGTGATCCAGGAACTTGAATCCCGTTTACAAAGTTTGTTAGATACAAGTGAACCATCGGTCGTTATCAATGCTGACACCGCGGTTCCTCACGGACGCGTCATTGAAGTGATGGATGCGATCCGAAAAACGGGAATCTCCAATATGGCGATTGCAACAAAACCACTTTCCCCCTGACAATTACTCGATGATTCCTTTCCCCAAAACAAAAACAGCCTTAACCGCAACGGCCTCCTTGGTCGGCGGGATCTATCTTGTTTTGGTCATTGCGTCTCTATTTTGCGCAACAACCCATGCCTCAAATCATAGTCATACCAGTAACCACTCTCCTCTTTGTGCTTGGGCTTGTCAGACTAATAATTCCGAAACTTATGCTTCTGTCAATTCATCGGTACGTCCTCTCTTGTTAGCCATTTCGCTTTCTTCATTCACCTTTATTCCAACGCCATCTACCCACCGAATTCAACTCTCCTCTCGCGGTCCTCCTATGATCAATTTGTTCCCAACGTTCAAAGTCTAAGTAGGTTGTGCCCCTGGGCATCACAGAATGGTGTACCTGGGCTAATTCAACCTCCTGACATAACGGGACGTCTTGCATTGGCATCCCCATGTCAAATCATTTTTGGGAATTTTTAAGGAGAGACCATCATGACACAGCCCCTTTTACGCGTCAGTGAAGCTGCCGAAGCCTTAAATGTCAGCCGATGGACCATTTATCGATGGATTGATGAAGGACGCCTGGAGGCGACGAAAATTGGCAGAGGTAGCCTTCGAGTGTTTGGCTCATCGGTCCAGGCCTTAGTTGAAGGCAATCGCAAAGAACGGATGTGGCTGGAACCAACAACCGTATAAAATTTTTCGCAAATTGTTGCACCGGCAAGTAACTGTTTGTAGACAGCCTTGCCTTAAAGGCTTACATTTTAGGCCTATGATTTCCGGGAAAAATCAGAAAATACTTGGGGTTGGGTTAGCGTTTTGCTTTTTCTTCGTGAGCAGTCTGCTGACCACTGCAATCGCCAAGCACGCCACCCATGTCGGCCATGATCACAGCACCCATCAACAAACTTGGTGTGGTTGGTTGTGT containing:
- the malQ gene encoding 4-alpha-glucanotransferase — protein: MKGIRFPLIRHPPLNLCDLDQMLLTLKHEKALQALARLHGIELRYRDGTGMDRVVPSSALHSLLHAMGVKVGTEDEARQSLKAVRHRRWTSVLDEVFVVWESEATSLWQLTLPLKPSALSHLTVWWQLIDEHGREFSGERSGDSLALLASRTIHGTDYCRLGVPFPDQLPLGYYRLSVSVSGLPSKISGNAFVVVAPRQCYLPDQPSRSWGLTVQLYGLASGRNWGIGDFTDLSRLATWAGHRLGASTIGINPLHALSPQSISPYSPSSRLFFNPLYLDIEAIPEFQEAHTVRDQVYNQPFQERLERLRKNPTVDYESIRGIKLPILESLYGAFCQRHVAAGSDRAQAFERFVKQQGIALFRFALFQVLQEQYPQVYWRHWPREYQDPTSVAVEEFSHRNFERLQFFQYVQWQCVEQLHQLNVAAKKAGVSFGLYHDLAVGIDAGGADAWIFQDQLARGVSIGAPPDTFNLSGQNWGLQSPIPSRLRSHAFQYFRETLSHNMEFGGMLRIDHALGLFRLYWIPDGKSGSEGAYVRFPVDELLAILALESVRHQVMVVAEDLGTVTPTIRRKFAQAGLLSYRLLMFEKGSGQRYRAPNMYPELALASVNTHDLPTLRGFWVGRDIETKDQIGLYPSLAHMDEDRVTRIRDRQALLHALGKENLLPHGTSALAEDLPNLSDDLCQATYAYLARTPCRIVATSLEDLLGEVDTPNIPGAPEGAYPVWQKKLSRPFEEWQNDPGLLEFAAAVHRERAAFSS
- a CDS encoding YtxH domain-containing protein, producing MDSEARCLMVAGLTFFSGLILGIGMGVLLAPQSGSRTRRHLRSMMEDMGERAGEWVDDAKETMNDMVDRGKNLGRHS
- a CDS encoding PEP-CTERM sorting domain-containing protein, which translates into the protein MNVQSTIRKGLFACIMTVVAAAPSWAAPVNITVQSGNFPGFIATFVHNNSTAGGSPIYNPLVGTLMGDLDYWSGGWRLSNIMGVMTDNRGSYLGSTVTISNGWLHDGGSEYAHGYFDYTISGGPKDGYTGTFNFLNTQSANFLTETTVQLWGGDVSNSIGMDFRANISPKPVPEPSTMILFGSGLVGLVGWRYRKAQA
- the secA gene encoding preprotein translocase subunit SecA; amino-acid sequence: MFVRLLNLIFGSKNDRELKALQPLVAQINEMEPPLQNLSLEALADKTQTFKKRIEAGETVDDILPEAFAVCREASRRILGMRHFDVQLLGGMVLNQGKISEMKTGEGKTLMATLPVYLNSLTGKGVHLVTVNDYLAKRDAQWMGAVYHSLGCSVGVIQHESSFLYDPHYEAADKRLNNLRPCTRPEAYRADITYGTNNEFGFDYLRDNLVVTDLRQRVQRELHYAIVDEVDSILIDEARTPLIISGPTEQNTDLYNQINRIIPQLKPEEDYTIEEKSKTATLTEEGNAKVEKLLGVDNLYDMRNLNLVHHVVKALSAHAIYKRDVDYVVKDGEVQIVDEFTGRLMPGRRWGDGLHQAVEAKEGVKIANENQTLASVTFQNFFRMYEKLAGMTGTADTEAAEFAKIYNLDVNVIPTNRPMIRIDHPDVVYRTEKEKFTAIAEEIKEYHERGQPVLVGTISIEKSERLSAMLKHQGVKHHVLNAKFHEKEAEIIALAGQKGAVTLATNMAGRGTDIVLGGSPEALYKQQVVYRGEDLTDEQKQAAFEKIKVQCEKEKEEVLTLGGLHIVGTERHESRRIDNQLRGRAGRQGDPGSTRFFLSLQDDLMRIFASERVSNLMLKLGMEEGVPIEHGMVTKSIENAQKKVEAHNFEIRKQLLEYDDVMNKQREIIYAHRGAVLSGSSLEEDVRDWMEDVVDSLLATHCPEEEYAEAWNLEGLRDVVHGQCGAELITVDEMKDMGRDGLREELLERMRALFEQRQKERDQHIGPEVRHQLERALVLQVIDHHWKEHLLGMDQLRDGIGLRGYGQKDPLAEYKREGYDMFSGMMDLIKSDALERLFKVQVVQGEKPQEVKEVDQPRQMSFNRGEAAAPKTVHRAEDKVGRNDPCPCGSGKKYKKCHGA
- a CDS encoding energy transducer TonB, with translation MIYPNFWRLSQTVTTLCFTLTTFVFGTPEVRGEDYPEEPVAILDTIEVPATFVIQEERKISIPLPEMNDFTPLPIGPLVQASLPPPSTATMDSVKVTRDPIADIKGKRTPVRPAKAERPPYPQFAREQGWEGTVILRIRVNQQGLVDSVQTQKSSGFPILDVSALQSVKSWRFEPAKDGEFLLAATVDLPIRFDLDEP
- a CDS encoding tetratricopeptide repeat protein, giving the protein MSPRLLVFDTIRIGVFSLLLSLGSPLQCWADQAQDLYNQALSHVQRQDFSQASQTLQQALQVFPRFAAAHHLLGVVLFNGLHQPEKAIQHLEHAVNLHPNFARAYLDLGLVYQHAGNMPKAKQALEKAMEIYPRYAEAQLNLAFVFDQMHSTEKAIEAYLAALKLNPNHPTALYNLATLYDSQGHPDQAKQYLEKLTKIDPNHANAWLILAQLAEKQNQTNQAIQSYKRALQIDNNLLEAHYALGFLLQAKEQSQQAAEHFQQVIRLNPKHAEAHLNLGVLYANLNKLDQAEQEYQSAISLNPQLVEAYYNLGVFYEFYRKDTGRALAQYKKYAELGGKDERVGNLLKKTGQ
- a CDS encoding energy transducer TonB: MSFAFAATAPMKSLSSEPPFLPFWAWSGLLHLGILALLSLTQVTSQLEKTPSVVKVTLIEAATPSTAPSTTQKTKNKEATPQPPAMLKAQRSVLPTPPPPPKVAKPLTTPTAPLTMAQVAVPQNSRERAQPIERSPLRDSRADNQVEFKNFLKVTQRMPVSRSYSLPTTPELNPSTSATQIPTHIPSPHIEAITTRDSPESIRSVTPNVLKAMAPGVGTIGKSKVGLGRTLPPVYPRIAREAGWEGTVVVRVAVQPDGHPEKIEIRKSSGYPVLDEAAVEAVKKWQFSPAKDGNIPIRSIVEIPINFDLRKQG